The following are encoded in a window of Harmonia axyridis chromosome 7, icHarAxyr1.1, whole genome shotgun sequence genomic DNA:
- the LOC123684671 gene encoding phospholipid-transporting ATPase IA isoform X13: MKFNLTSSLQLSLENLITLADLVQKNWTRYEPDGAVSSTLDRETETDDIRPPGEDRVIFINRVQPPVPKFCNNRISTAKYSIFRFIPLFLFEQFRRWANCFFLMIALLQQIPDVSPTGRYTTLVPLLFILSVSALKEIVEDIKRHRADDDTNHSKVDVLRDNSWVSIRWKDVVVGDLVKVTNNKFFPADMVLLSSSEPQGISFIETANLDGETNLKIRQALPSTHKLTTIADLRSLSGTIECEPPNKHMYEFTGVLRQTNKKAEPLGPDQILLRGAMLRNTSWIFGIVIYTGHETKLMRNSTMVPLKRSSIDKLTNVQILLLFCILLSMCLLCAICNVLWTNKHLTTDWYLGLEGGITQLFFYNLLTFVILFNNLIPISLQVTLEVVRFIQAIFINQDLEMYDPESDTPALARTSNLNEELGQVKYIFSDKTGTLTRNIMEFKKCAVGTEIYLIADTLEDSTLYKDLQKGNAQSELIKELLVILSVCHTVIPETMNDGTLVYHAASPDERALVYGASKFGYEFKDRTPDFVEINAMGTVERYQILTVLEFTSARKRMSVIVKDPAGRIKLFCKGADTVIYERLDGNGKEHADILLKHLEHFATEGLRTLCYGVSELKKQDYEEWQELYHKASISLQHREEKLEEAANLIETKLKLIGATAIEDKLQDGVPETIAALLQADINIWVLTGDKQETAINIGYSCRLLSQSMHHIILNEDSLDTTREAILKHLMDLGDPIGKHQETALIVDGKTLKYALSCELRNDFLKLCINCKVVICCRVSPMQKAEVVEYVTKYTNTVTLAIGDGANDVAMIQKAHVGVGISGMEGLQAACASDYSIAQFRFLLRLLLVHGSWNYSRMCKLILYSFYKNICLYVIELWYAIYSGWSGQILFEQWSIGMYNVLFTALPPLAMGLFDKPCNDDKMLLYPKLYRPSQLGQLFNVRVFWVWVFNGLAHSALLFWITMFICSQDILWMNGKDGGYLVFGNFVYTFVIITVCLKASLVINAWTWLTHAAIWGSIVLWFTFIIIYSHFWPLLPVGCVMTGMYLMMFSSATFWLSLFLVPTATMLPDFLVKMNVATFRTFQKYPRLFLPVLSETHSFILLSITPYLSPLPIRSERRIFDIPSIQHSVEQIPKDHLKTY; the protein is encoded by the exons ATGAACCAGACGGTGCTGTATCTTCAACGCTGGACAGGGAAACGGAAACAGATGACATCAGGCCGCCCGGCGAAGACAGGGTGATATTTATCAACCGGGTCCAACCGCCTGTACCCAAATTTTGTAACAATAGGATATCGACAGCCAAATATAG TATATTCAGATTCATTCCACTTTTCCTGTTCGAACAGTTCCGAAGATGGGCCAATTGCTTCTTTTTGATGATAGCCCTCCTGCAACAGATACCGGACGTTTCACCAACAGGGAGATACACCACATTGGTGCCCCTCCTCTTCATATTGTCCGTGTCGGCTCTCAAAGAGATCGTAGAAGATATA AAAAGACATCGCGCAGATGACGACACAAACCACAGCAAGGTGGACGTCCTGAGAGACAACAGCTGGGTCTCTATAAGATGGAAGGACGTGGTGGTGGGGGACTTGGTCAAGGTCACCAACAACAAATTCTTCCCCGCCGACATGGTCCTGTTGTCGTCGAG CGAGCCTCAAGGTATCAGTTTCATCGAAACAGCTAACTTGGACGGCGAAACTAACCTCAAAATAAGGCAGGCGCTGCCGAGCACCCACAAGTTGACGACCATAGCCGATCTGAGGAGTCTTTCGGGTACCATAGAGTGCGAGCCGCCCAACAAACACATGTACGAGTTTACTGGGGTGCTGAGGCAGACCAACAAGAA GGCCGAACCCCTGGGTCCAGACCAGATCCTGCTGCGCGGCGCCATGCTGCGGAACACCTCCTGGATCTTCGGCATCGTCATCTACACCGGTCACGAGACCAAGCTGATGCGCAACTCGACCATGGTGCCGCTGAAGCGCTCCAGCATCGACAAGCTGACCAACGTGCAGATCTTGCTGCTGTTCTGCATCCTGCTCTCGATGTGCCTGCTTTGCGCCATCTGCAACGTGCTGTGGACCAACAAGCACCTGACGACCGATTGGTATCTCGGTCTCGAAG GTGGTATTACACAGCTCTTCTTCTACAACCTTCTAACCTTTGTGATTCTGTTCAATAATCTGATTCCGATATCCCTTCAGGTCACTTTGGAAGTGGTCCGTTTCATTCAG GCGATTTTCATCAACCAAGACCTAGAGATGTACGATCCAGAATCGGACACTCCAGCTCTGGCCAGAACCTCCAATTTGAACGAAGAACTCGGACAGGTTAAATACATTTTCTCCGACAAGACCGGCACCTTGACGAGAAACATCATGGAGTTCAAGAAATGCGCGGTCGGCACCGAGATTTACCTGATCGCCGATACTCTGGAGGATTCCACCCTCTACAAG GACCTGCAAAAGGGCAACGCCCAATCGGAACTGATCAAAGAACTGCTGGTGATCCTGTCCGTCTGTCACACCGTCATACCGGAGACCATGAACGACGGCACCCTAGTGTACCACGCAGCCTCCCCCGACGAACGAGCCCTGGTCTACGGCGCCTCCAAGTTCGGCTACGAGTTCAAGGACAGAACGCCCGATTTCGTGGAGATCAACGCCATGGGCACGGTGGAGCGATACCAGATCCTGACGGTGCTCGAGTTCACCTCGGCCAGGAAGAGGATGTCGGTGATAGTGAAGGACCCGGCGGGAAGGATCAAGCTGTTCTGCAAGGGGGCGGACACGGTGATCTACGAGAGGCTGGACGGCAACGGCAAGGAGCACGCCGACATACTGCTGAAGCACCTGGAGCACTTCGCGACCGAAGGTCTGAGGACCTTGTGCTACGGCGTTTCGGAGCTCAAGAAGCAGGACTACGAGGAGTGGCAGGAGCTTTATCACAAGGCTTCCATATCGCTGCAGCACAGGGAAG AAAAATTGGAGGAGGCTGCCAATTTGATAGAGACAAAACTGAAACTGATCGGTGCTACGGCTATAGAAGACAAACTGCAAGATGGCGTACCCGAAACGATAGCTGCATTGCTGCAAGCCGATATAAACATCTGGGTACTGACGGGCGATAAGCAGGAAACTGCTATCAATATCGGATATTCCTGCCGTCTCCTGTCCCAGTCGATGCACCACATCATCTTGAATGAGGATAGTCTAGAC ACAACCAGAGAGGCCATCCTGAAGCACTTGATGGACCTGGGGGACCCGATAGGCAAACACCAAGAGACTGCCCTTATAGTCGACGGAAAGACCTTGAAGTACGCCCTGAGCTGTGAACTGCGCAACGACTTCCTGAAACTGTGCATCAACTGCAAAGTGGTGATCTGCTGCAGGGTGTCGCCCATGCAGAAGGCCGAGGTGGTGGAGTACGTCACCAAGTACACCAACACGGTGACCTTGGCGATAGGGGATGGCGCCAACGACGTCGCCATGATCCAGAAGGCGCACGTGGGCGTCGGTATCTCGGGCATGGAAGGATTGCAGGCTGCCTGCGCGTCGGACTACAGCATAGCGCAGTTCCGATTCCTGCTGAGACTACTGCTGGTCCACGGTTCCTGGAACTACTCGAGGATGTGCAAACTGATCCTGTACAGTTTCTACAAGAACATCTGTTTGTACGTGATCGAACTGTGGTACGCCATCTATTCCGGCTGGTCGGGTCAGATACTGTTCGAGCAGTGGTCCATAG GTATGTACAATGTGTTATTCACCGCGCTGCCACCCCTGGCCATGGGTCTGTTCGACAAACCCTGCAATGACGACAAGATGCTGCTGTACCCCAAACTGTACAGGCCTTCGCAGCTTGGCCAATTGTTCAACGTCAGAGTCTTCTGGGTTTGGGTTTTCAACGGTCTGGCGCACTCCGCCCTGCTGTTCTGGATCACGATGTTCATATGTAGCCAGGACATCCTGTGGATGAACGGAAAGGATGGTGGATATCTTGTGTTCGGAAATTTCGTGTATACG TTTGTGATAATTACTGTGTGTTTGAAAGCCAGTCTTGTGATCAACGCTTGGACGTGGTTAACCCATGCTGCCATCTGGGGCTCGATTGTCCTATGGTTCACGTTCATTATTATATACAG CCATTTTTGGCCACTGTTACCGGTAGGATGCGTTATGACCGGCATGTATCTGATGATGTTCTCTAGCGCCACATTTTGGTTGTCCCTATTCTTGGTTCCAACGGCTACCATGTTGCCTGACTTCTTGGTCAAAAT GAACGTTGCAACCTTCCGTACCTTCCAGAAATATCCCAGATTGTTCCTTCCTGTTTTAAGCGAAACACACTCGTTCATCCTGT tatcGATAACACCATATTTAAGTCCTTTACCGATAAGGTCAGAGAGACGGATATTCGACATTCCGAGCATTCAGCATTCAGTCGAACAGATCCCAAAGGATc ATCTAAAAACTTATTAG